A DNA window from bacterium contains the following coding sequences:
- a CDS encoding efflux RND transporter periplasmic adaptor subunit: MSHHRTLLVTLTCALLIAGCSGDKEPAKKGGMGGKRGPGGAVTVSLEKVGPRDLMETLALTGTLAADRQVAIAPRVSGRLTEVLVQMGDPVKKGQVLAKLDDAELQASVQQARAAVESARATKRQREIDHANLARIAKRTRELLDKDFISRQEYEDAQAKADGAQATVALAASEVSRQEAALREKREALSQAVITAPMSGVVGARLLEPGAIAGPSQTVLSLVTAGSLKTIVQVGEAALPRLKVGSPATAQVDAWPDRTFKAKVSRVAPMVSTDTHTAQVELALDDPTGALRPGMFARIGLTLQERKGAPTVPIQALVKQKDQDGVFVAEGDKVRFVPVRTGILTETHAEVVEGPALGTAIVTMGNHLLRDGASIRAEGERKRRGPGDGAPGEWQGKREGKGKRNESH; this comes from the coding sequence ATGAGCCACCACCGCACCCTGCTTGTGACCCTCACCTGCGCCCTCTTGATCGCCGGCTGCTCGGGCGACAAGGAGCCCGCCAAGAAGGGCGGGATGGGCGGCAAGCGCGGCCCCGGCGGCGCGGTCACCGTTTCGCTCGAAAAAGTCGGGCCGCGTGACCTCATGGAGACCCTGGCGCTGACGGGCACCCTTGCTGCCGATCGCCAGGTCGCGATCGCCCCGCGCGTCTCGGGCCGCCTCACCGAGGTGCTGGTCCAGATGGGCGACCCGGTCAAAAAGGGCCAGGTCCTCGCCAAGCTCGACGACGCCGAGCTTCAAGCCTCCGTCCAGCAGGCCCGGGCGGCCGTCGAGAGCGCCCGCGCCACCAAGCGCCAGCGCGAGATCGACCACGCCAACCTGGCCCGCATCGCCAAGCGCACCCGCGAATTGCTCGACAAGGACTTCATCTCGCGCCAGGAGTACGAAGACGCCCAGGCCAAGGCCGACGGCGCCCAGGCCACGGTGGCGCTCGCCGCCTCCGAGGTCTCGCGCCAAGAGGCCGCCCTGCGCGAGAAGCGCGAGGCCCTCTCCCAGGCGGTCATCACCGCCCCCATGAGCGGGGTGGTGGGCGCGCGCCTGCTCGAACCCGGCGCCATCGCGGGCCCCAGCCAGACCGTGCTGAGCCTGGTCACCGCCGGCAGCCTCAAGACGATCGTCCAGGTGGGCGAGGCCGCGCTGCCGCGCCTCAAGGTCGGCTCACCGGCCACCGCCCAGGTGGACGCCTGGCCCGATCGCACCTTCAAGGCCAAGGTCTCGCGCGTCGCGCCGATGGTTTCGACCGACACCCACACCGCCCAGGTGGAGCTTGCGCTGGACGACCCGACCGGTGCCCTGCGCCCCGGCATGTTCGCCCGCATCGGCCTCACCCTCCAGGAGCGCAAGGGGGCGCCCACCGTGCCCATCCAGGCGCTGGTCAAGCAGAAGGACCAGGACGGGGTCTTCGTCGCCGAGGGGGACAAGGTCCGCTTCGTGCCCGTGCGCACGGGGATCCTGACCGAGACCCACGCCGAGGTCGTCGAGGGCCCGGCCCTCGGCACCGCCATCGTCACCATGGGCAACCACCTGCTGCGCGACGGGGCCTCGATCCGCGCCGAGGGCGAGCGCAAGCGCCGCGGCCCTGGCGACGGCGCGCCCGGCGAGTGGCAGGGCAAGCGCGAGGGGAAGGGGAAGCGGAATGAATCTCACTAA
- a CDS encoding PAS domain-containing protein: MVPSPSPHDDLEAPILDEQQNVSLDRLWFLVHAGGILASSLEVESILQSVARLAIPLLADWCVVDLFEGGEPRRLVSLHANPALEAPAEAMRRFPPNLSKEEGISNVLRTGKPIFLPELGPSYLETVALSEAHLALLRRLSPRTMISVPLSARGSLFGAISLFRSNGDRPYTSEDLLVAEILAQRVAVALDNARLYQDAEGMRDRFHALIDDVDGIVWEGNPDTMAFTFVSKRAEAILGYTQAEWLAPGFWESHLHPEDREAIVRRCVSTTRLGQDHRLLYRMIAADGHTVWINDYVRVLVDESGRPVQLRGVMLDVTLQHDLEVERARLQGEEQASRAEAVAAKKLDRLKDELIHTVSHELRAPLTTIFGYSEFLEEGTAGPLAPQQAEFVQQIRAASLQLERLVDDLLDNARISAGTFRLNLVPSDLGRQIREAVSALKLRASEAGVQIAVALSPEPLTLEMDPQRIHQVLSNLITNALKFTPRGGRITVRARVEGDRIHCEVQDTGIGIASEDLPKLFQRFGQLEAGKREQGTGLGLSISKSLVEAHGGTIGVISQQGQGTTFWFDLPRSPQREEQSTPS; this comes from the coding sequence ATGGTCCCATCGCCGAGTCCGCATGACGACTTAGAGGCCCCGATCCTGGACGAGCAGCAGAATGTCTCGCTGGATCGGCTCTGGTTCCTGGTCCATGCCGGCGGGATCCTCGCCTCCTCGCTCGAGGTCGAGAGCATCCTGCAGAGCGTCGCCCGGCTTGCGATCCCCCTATTGGCCGATTGGTGCGTGGTGGACCTCTTCGAGGGGGGGGAGCCCCGGCGGCTCGTGTCGCTGCACGCCAACCCCGCGCTCGAAGCGCCTGCCGAGGCGATGAGGCGCTTTCCTCCCAACCTCTCCAAGGAGGAAGGCATTTCCAACGTGCTGCGCACGGGCAAGCCGATCTTCCTGCCCGAGCTCGGCCCGAGCTACCTCGAAACCGTCGCCCTCAGCGAGGCGCATCTCGCCCTCTTGCGGCGCCTCTCGCCCCGCACCATGATCTCGGTACCCTTGAGCGCGCGAGGCAGCCTGTTCGGCGCCATCAGCCTCTTTCGCTCGAACGGCGATCGCCCCTACACCTCGGAGGATCTGCTCGTCGCCGAGATCCTCGCCCAGCGCGTGGCCGTCGCCCTCGACAACGCGCGGCTCTACCAGGATGCCGAAGGCATGCGCGATCGCTTCCATGCGCTCATCGACGACGTGGACGGCATCGTCTGGGAAGGGAACCCGGACACCATGGCCTTCACCTTCGTCAGCAAGCGTGCCGAGGCCATCCTCGGCTACACGCAAGCCGAGTGGCTCGCGCCCGGCTTCTGGGAAAGCCACCTCCACCCGGAGGACCGCGAGGCGATCGTCCGCCGATGCGTCTCCACCACCCGATTGGGCCAGGACCACCGGCTGCTCTACCGGATGATCGCCGCCGACGGGCACACCGTCTGGATCAACGACTACGTGCGGGTCCTCGTCGACGAGAGCGGACGCCCCGTCCAGTTGCGAGGGGTCATGCTCGACGTGACCCTCCAGCACGACCTGGAGGTGGAGCGCGCCCGGCTCCAAGGCGAAGAGCAAGCAAGCCGCGCCGAGGCCGTGGCCGCCAAGAAGCTCGATCGGCTCAAGGACGAGCTGATCCACACGGTCTCCCACGAGCTGCGCGCGCCTTTGACCACCATCTTCGGCTACAGCGAGTTCCTGGAAGAAGGGACCGCCGGCCCCCTCGCGCCCCAGCAAGCGGAGTTCGTCCAGCAGATCCGGGCCGCCAGCCTCCAGTTGGAGCGCCTGGTGGACGACCTTCTGGACAACGCCCGGATCAGCGCGGGCACCTTCCGGCTCAACCTGGTGCCCTCGGATCTCGGACGCCAGATTCGCGAGGCCGTGAGCGCGCTCAAGCTCAGGGCCTCGGAGGCGGGCGTCCAGATCGCGGTGGCGCTCTCGCCGGAGCCGCTGACCCTCGAGATGGACCCGCAGCGCATCCACCAGGTCCTGAGCAACCTGATCACCAACGCCCTCAAGTTCACCCCCCGCGGAGGGCGCATCACCGTCCGGGCCCGCGTCGAAGGCGATCGGATCCACTGCGAGGTCCAGGACACCGGTATCGGGATCGCCTCCGAGGACCTCCCCAAGCTCTTCCAGCGCTTCGGCCAGCTCGAAGCGGGCAAGCGCGAGCAGGGCACCGGGCTCGGTCTCAGCATCAGCAAGTCCCTGGTCGAAGCCCACGGCGGCACCATCGGGGTGATCAGCCAGCAGGGCCAAGGCACCACCTTCTGGTTCGACCTGCCCCGCAGCCCTCAGCGGGAAGAGCAGAGCACCCCCTCATAA
- the ggt gene encoding gamma-glutamyltransferase: MRRSVLLVSMALLVGASTAQGAALPIPGDWPYPVTGEPTRAAHAMVSTVSPLASRIGLDVLKRGGNAVDATVAVGFALAVTWPEAGNIGGGGVMLIRDAKGNLKGLDYRETAPAEAHRDMFQGPARPGERPSLHGHLAVGTPGTVRGLWVAHRQLGRLRWPELLQPAIALARDGFVVDPALAASLQDRAALLSRNPEASRIFQPKGKPLVAGERLVQTDLAQTLRQIAERGPEGFYKGPVAEAIAADMAQHGGIVSEKDLASYRAKWRSPLKARYRGHTVISMPPPSAGGVMLLGALQMIADDDPRKLGFHSVPMIHLLAEVERRVYVDRNTYLGDPDFITVPLDKLLAPSYARERRASIDPKRATPVYAMKPGLEGPQTTSYVVVDREGCAVSNTYSLNDSFGSGVVAPGTGVLLNGVMDNFTTQPGLPNFYGLVQGEANAIAPGKRMLTSKTPTIVLDPKDRLLLVLGTPGGASTPVTILQVLINVLDYGMTLKEAINAPRFRHQGLPDRIDFEPRGFLPGTLSALAAMGHHVHVEKEPMGDVKAIAVTPSGTREGYADPRRGGVALGY, from the coding sequence ATGCGCCGATCCGTCTTGCTCGTCTCGATGGCGCTCCTCGTCGGCGCCTCCACTGCGCAGGGCGCGGCGCTCCCCATCCCGGGCGACTGGCCCTATCCCGTCACCGGCGAGCCCACGCGAGCCGCCCACGCCATGGTCAGCACGGTCTCACCCCTCGCCAGCCGGATCGGCCTCGACGTGCTCAAGCGCGGCGGCAACGCCGTCGACGCGACGGTGGCCGTCGGCTTCGCCCTGGCGGTCACCTGGCCCGAGGCCGGCAATATCGGCGGCGGCGGCGTGATGCTGATCCGCGACGCCAAGGGCAACCTCAAGGGTCTCGACTACCGCGAGACGGCTCCCGCCGAGGCCCACCGCGACATGTTCCAGGGACCGGCGCGCCCGGGCGAGCGGCCTAGCCTACACGGTCACCTGGCGGTCGGCACGCCGGGGACGGTCCGGGGGTTGTGGGTAGCCCATCGGCAGCTGGGGCGCCTGCGCTGGCCCGAGCTGCTTCAGCCGGCGATCGCCCTTGCTCGCGACGGCTTCGTGGTGGACCCCGCCCTCGCGGCCTCCCTGCAGGATCGCGCCGCCCTGCTCAGTCGAAACCCCGAAGCCTCGCGGATCTTCCAGCCCAAGGGCAAGCCGCTCGTGGCAGGCGAGCGACTCGTGCAAACGGACCTCGCCCAGACGCTGCGCCAGATCGCCGAGCGCGGACCCGAGGGCTTCTACAAGGGGCCGGTGGCCGAGGCGATCGCCGCCGACATGGCGCAGCACGGCGGCATCGTGAGCGAAAAGGACCTCGCTTCCTACCGAGCCAAGTGGAGATCGCCGCTCAAGGCCCGCTACCGCGGGCATACCGTCATCAGCATGCCGCCTCCGAGCGCGGGGGGCGTCATGCTCCTCGGGGCGCTCCAGATGATCGCCGACGACGATCCGCGAAAGCTCGGCTTCCACTCCGTCCCGATGATCCACCTGCTCGCCGAGGTGGAGCGGCGCGTCTACGTGGATCGCAACACCTACCTCGGCGACCCCGACTTCATCACGGTGCCGCTCGACAAGCTGCTCGCCCCGTCGTACGCGAGAGAGCGCCGCGCGAGCATCGATCCCAAGCGCGCGACTCCCGTGTACGCCATGAAGCCCGGCCTGGAGGGTCCCCAGACGACCAGCTACGTGGTCGTCGACCGCGAGGGCTGCGCCGTGAGCAACACCTACTCGCTCAACGACTCCTTCGGCTCGGGGGTCGTCGCGCCGGGGACCGGGGTCCTGCTCAACGGGGTGATGGACAACTTCACCACCCAGCCGGGCCTCCCCAACTTCTACGGCCTGGTCCAGGGCGAGGCGAACGCGATCGCACCGGGCAAGCGCATGCTCACCTCCAAGACCCCGACCATCGTCCTCGATCCAAAGGATCGGCTGCTCCTGGTCCTCGGGACCCCTGGCGGGGCGAGCACCCCCGTCACCATCCTCCAGGTGCTGATCAACGTGCTCGACTACGGCATGACCCTCAAGGAGGCCATCAACGCGCCCCGCTTCCGACACCAGGGCCTACCAGACCGCATCGACTTCGAGCCCCGGGGCTTCCTCCCCGGCACCCTCTCGGCGCTTGCGGCCATGGGTCACCACGTCCACGTCGAGAAAGAGCCGATGGGCGACGTCAAGGCCATTGCCGTGACCCCGAGCGGCACGCGCGAGGGCTACGCCGATCCCCGTCGCGGTGGGGTGGCCTTGGGGTACTAG
- a CDS encoding TolC family protein, giving the protein MKQLLTASLLWSALAWSASAAPVSLDGLIQRALDQHPSLQAAQQSAAAQAERVGAAQAPNLPQVNLNSSLQYSTNLSNAQTSAQPFALSTAGLSLRQQLYDFGKTDSEVAIARANADISLLAAQNQAVDVAYGVRQAYLQWVRAAQIERLARTRLDSASRLSAQAEAFWKAGKRSKIDATRAAATLAQARAELIAAHTGVEQAQRTLSAAVGQEGLIAGEPAFPAPPAETSQPLATLEQTALERHPALQTSAVRLHRADATLRSAEKANLPDINLDVNYGLRARDMTPGQNWTAGVGFSMPLFNGFSTDRLRSAAGSELAATEATARDQALQVRTGVQKAYLALSGTRDRLPASQASVSSAQENLALAEGRYQSGVGSIIEVSDAQALLASAETDFVRAQTDYHLAAADLLRAAGLTGISK; this is encoded by the coding sequence ATGAAGCAACTCTTGACCGCGTCTCTCCTCTGGTCCGCCCTCGCCTGGAGCGCGAGTGCCGCGCCCGTCTCGCTCGACGGGCTCATCCAGCGCGCGCTCGACCAGCACCCCAGCCTGCAGGCGGCCCAGCAGAGCGCCGCCGCCCAAGCCGAGCGCGTGGGCGCCGCCCAGGCCCCCAACCTGCCGCAGGTCAACCTCAACTCCAGCCTGCAGTACAGCACCAACCTCTCCAACGCTCAGACGAGCGCTCAGCCCTTCGCCCTCTCCACGGCGGGCCTCTCGCTTCGGCAGCAGCTCTACGACTTCGGCAAGACCGACTCCGAAGTGGCGATCGCCCGCGCCAACGCCGACATCAGCCTGCTTGCAGCCCAGAACCAAGCCGTTGACGTCGCCTACGGGGTCCGGCAGGCCTACCTCCAGTGGGTGCGCGCCGCGCAGATCGAGCGCCTCGCCCGCACCCGCCTCGACTCGGCCTCGCGGCTCTCGGCCCAGGCCGAGGCCTTCTGGAAGGCGGGCAAGCGCTCCAAGATCGACGCGACCCGCGCTGCCGCTACCCTCGCCCAGGCCCGCGCCGAGCTCATCGCCGCTCACACCGGCGTCGAGCAGGCCCAGCGCACCCTGAGCGCCGCCGTCGGCCAAGAGGGCCTCATCGCGGGCGAGCCCGCCTTCCCGGCGCCACCCGCCGAGACGAGCCAGCCCCTTGCGACCCTCGAACAGACGGCCCTCGAGCGGCATCCGGCTCTCCAGACGAGCGCCGTGCGCCTCCACCGCGCCGACGCCACCCTGCGCTCGGCCGAGAAGGCGAACCTGCCCGACATCAACCTGGACGTCAACTACGGCCTGCGCGCCCGCGACATGACCCCCGGCCAGAACTGGACGGCGGGGGTCGGCTTCAGCATGCCCCTGTTCAACGGCTTCTCGACCGACCGTCTGCGCTCCGCCGCTGGCTCCGAGCTCGCCGCCACCGAGGCCACCGCGCGCGACCAGGCCCTCCAGGTCCGCACCGGGGTGCAGAAGGCCTACCTCGCGCTCTCCGGCACGCGCGATCGCCTGCCCGCTTCCCAGGCCTCGGTCTCGAGCGCCCAGGAAAACCTGGCCCTCGCCGAGGGCCGCTACCAATCAGGCGTCGGCTCGATCATCGAGGTGAGCGACGCCCAGGCCCTTTTGGCGAGTGCTGAAACCGACTTCGTCCGCGCCCAGACCGACTACCACCTGGCGGCCGCAGACCTCCTGCGCGCCGCCGGCCTCACGGGGATTTCGAAATGA
- a CDS encoding YjbQ family protein, translating into MLETLQVKTHAREQLIDLSAEVRAVLSRSGVRDGLVVVFSTHTTAAITINENADPDVPRDMLHWLSQKIPQHWEFVHGEGNADAHLKTSLFGVSQTVIVHQGRLMLGRWQGIFLAEFDGPRTREVLVKVVASA; encoded by the coding sequence ATGCTTGAAACCCTGCAAGTGAAGACCCACGCCCGCGAGCAACTGATCGACCTGAGCGCCGAGGTGCGCGCGGTGCTCTCGCGATCCGGGGTGCGCGACGGCCTGGTGGTAGTCTTCAGCACCCACACCACGGCGGCGATCACCATCAACGAGAACGCCGACCCGGACGTGCCCCGCGACATGCTCCACTGGCTGAGTCAGAAGATCCCCCAGCACTGGGAGTTCGTCCACGGCGAGGGCAACGCCGACGCCCACCTCAAGACCAGCCTGTTCGGCGTTTCCCAGACGGTGATCGTCCACCAGGGGCGGCTCATGCTGGGGCGCTGGCAGGGGATCTTCCTGGCTGAGTTCGACGGCCCGCGCACGCGTGAAGTGCTCGTCAAGGTCGTGGCTTCAGCGTAG